In one Sporomusa sphaeroides DSM 2875 genomic region, the following are encoded:
- the thrS gene encoding threonine--tRNA ligase, whose translation MNKINMTLKDGAVRELKQGITLAEAAASISRNLAKAALVAKVDGQVTDLSAELEQDAAVEFFTFEDAEGKDALRHTSSHILAQAVKRLYPDAKLGIGPAIANGFYYDFDTAHTFTPEDLEKIQAEMEKIVKANLPLERMTLSREEAIKLFGEQGESYKQELIRDLPEDVEISIYKQGEFIDLCAGPHVQSTGRVKAIKLQSIAGAYWRGDEKRKMLQRIYGTSFEKKADLDAYITMMEEAAKRDHRKLGRELDLFSIQEEGPGFPFFHPKGMVIRNELEAFWRKLHIKYGYQEIKTPIILHQKLWQQSGHWDHYRQNMYFTEIDEEGYAVKPMNCPGGILVYRTQHHSYRDFPLRTCELGLVHRHEISGALHGLMRVRSFTQDDSHIFMLPSQIKNEIKKVIELFNTVYSVFGLSYHAELSTKPEKAMGSDEIWETATTALKEAMEELNMPFKINPGDGAFYGPKIDFHLKDSIGRTWQCGTIQLDMLMPEKFDLTYIGEDGQKHRPVMIHRVAYGSIERFIGILIEHYAGAFPMWLAPVQAKILPISERHANYAQEIAQAMRDQDIRVEVDDRNEKIGYKIREAQLQKTPYMLVVGDKEAESRTVSVRKRGEGDIGAMPVEQFITTAIAEIIAKR comes from the coding sequence ATGAACAAAATTAATATGACATTAAAAGACGGAGCAGTGCGTGAACTTAAGCAGGGAATAACACTGGCAGAGGCTGCTGCCTCAATTAGCCGCAACCTGGCGAAAGCTGCACTGGTTGCTAAAGTAGATGGACAAGTGACCGATTTGTCTGCTGAATTGGAACAAGATGCAGCTGTCGAATTTTTTACATTTGAAGATGCGGAAGGTAAAGATGCTTTACGTCATACCTCTTCCCACATTTTGGCTCAGGCTGTTAAACGCCTGTATCCTGATGCTAAATTAGGGATTGGTCCGGCTATTGCCAATGGCTTTTACTATGACTTTGATACTGCCCATACATTCACGCCTGAGGATTTAGAAAAAATTCAGGCAGAAATGGAAAAAATCGTTAAGGCAAACTTACCGCTTGAGCGCATGACACTCAGTCGTGAGGAAGCCATTAAGCTGTTTGGCGAACAAGGGGAAAGCTACAAACAAGAGCTGATTCGTGATCTGCCGGAAGATGTGGAAATATCTATCTATAAGCAAGGCGAATTTATAGATTTATGTGCCGGGCCGCATGTTCAGTCTACCGGACGCGTTAAGGCAATTAAGCTGCAAAGTATTGCCGGCGCCTACTGGCGCGGGGACGAAAAAAGGAAAATGCTGCAGCGTATTTATGGTACTTCCTTTGAAAAGAAGGCAGATTTGGATGCCTATATAACCATGATGGAGGAAGCCGCCAAACGGGATCACCGCAAGCTTGGCCGTGAACTTGATCTATTCAGCATCCAGGAAGAAGGTCCGGGTTTTCCTTTCTTTCATCCCAAAGGAATGGTTATCCGTAATGAACTGGAAGCTTTCTGGCGCAAGCTGCATATTAAGTATGGCTATCAAGAAATCAAAACTCCGATTATCCTGCACCAAAAACTATGGCAGCAATCAGGGCACTGGGATCACTATCGTCAGAACATGTATTTCACCGAAATTGACGAAGAAGGTTATGCGGTAAAACCGATGAACTGTCCTGGCGGTATCTTGGTATACCGTACTCAGCACCACAGCTATCGTGATTTTCCCCTGCGCACCTGCGAGTTGGGACTTGTTCACAGGCATGAAATTTCCGGAGCGCTGCACGGACTTATGCGCGTACGCAGCTTTACGCAGGATGATTCTCATATCTTCATGCTGCCTTCCCAGATTAAGAACGAAATTAAGAAGGTCATCGAACTCTTTAATACCGTATACAGTGTCTTTGGCTTATCCTATCATGCTGAACTGAGTACTAAACCGGAAAAGGCCATGGGGTCTGATGAAATCTGGGAAACAGCAACAACTGCGCTGAAAGAGGCGATGGAAGAGCTGAACATGCCTTTCAAAATTAATCCAGGGGATGGCGCTTTTTATGGTCCGAAAATTGATTTTCACTTAAAAGATTCCATCGGACGTACCTGGCAATGCGGCACCATTCAGCTTGACATGCTGATGCCGGAAAAATTTGATCTTACCTATATTGGCGAAGATGGTCAAAAACACCGCCCGGTAATGATCCATCGCGTTGCCTATGGCAGCATAGAGCGCTTTATCGGTATTTTGATTGAGCATTATGCCGGCGCTTTTCCGATGTGGCTTGCTCCAGTGCAGGCTAAGATTCTGCCGATTAGTGAGCGTCATGCCAATTATGCCCAAGAAATCGCCCAGGCGATGCGTGATCAGGATATTCGGGTAGAAGTAGATGATCGCAATGAAAAAATCGGCTATAAGATTCGTGAAGCTCAGTTGCAAAAAACACCTTATATGTTGGTTGTGGGCGATAAAGAAGCCGAATCCCGTACTGTGTCTGTTCGTAAACGGGGAGAAGGCGATATTGGAGCAATGCCTGTTGAACAATTTATAACCACAGCCATTGCCGAAATTATTGCCAAGAGATGA
- a CDS encoding potassium channel family protein, producing MAVKNKTKQFAVIGLGRFGTSVARALYLLGYEVLAIDADEEQVQKFSEEVTHVVQADTTDENSLKALGIRNFDVVIVAIGENMQANVFTTLLLKDLGVKHIVAKARNELHGKMLEKIGADRVVYPERDMGQRVAHNLVSTNVLEYIELSPNLSIVEITAPKALVGQSLAEADLRAKYKVNVVAMKRGEQVTAPPQPNEKIAKGDILIIVGESQGVQKLEELE from the coding sequence TTGGCAGTAAAAAATAAGACCAAGCAATTTGCTGTTATCGGCTTAGGGCGTTTTGGCACAAGTGTTGCCAGGGCCTTATATCTGCTCGGGTATGAAGTGCTGGCAATTGACGCCGATGAAGAACAGGTGCAAAAGTTTAGTGAGGAAGTCACCCATGTTGTCCAGGCAGATACCACTGATGAAAACTCACTTAAAGCATTAGGTATCCGAAACTTTGATGTAGTTATTGTCGCCATTGGCGAGAATATGCAGGCTAATGTGTTTACCACTTTGCTGTTAAAAGATCTTGGCGTAAAACATATTGTGGCAAAAGCCCGCAATGAATTGCACGGAAAAATGCTGGAGAAAATTGGCGCAGACCGTGTTGTTTATCCTGAACGTGATATGGGGCAGCGGGTGGCCCATAACCTGGTGTCAACCAATGTACTGGAGTATATTGAGTTATCTCCTAATTTGAGTATTGTTGAAATCACTGCCCCCAAAGCCTTAGTGGGTCAAAGCCTGGCTGAAGCTGATCTCCGGGCAAAATATAAAGTTAATGTGGTAGCGATGAAGCGGGGCGAGCAGGTGACTGCACCGCCACAGCCTAATGAAAAAATTGCTAAAGGGGATATTCTGATTATTGTGGGAGAAAGCCAGGGGGTACAAAAGCTGGAGGAATTAGAATGA
- the ytxC gene encoding putative sporulation protein YtxC translates to MKLLSIGLNGTTGNIREKLECDCKTLTQEGFRVVIEELDKGGYTFLGLNISDGELSFRNYERIKNVLKNSVSQILADWIISNEEHKIINKMVTNNYFYFNHDERAVVESNTLKALGVCPAVRYKLILSRILEYLDNHHVLVLEGFLNFRLKDYRLHLSEVIDNVVDDFMMELEYKEFIRVLRYFVDVQEPRVEEAHLVINSPGVFQIYDSHGKIINNQYVENSLMPNCNTDDADNLNYEDLVVSALITIAPRNIMVHTSDRLSDKEVLETIKSVFEGRVVVCEGCELCIPAGKSTHTEL, encoded by the coding sequence GTGAAGTTACTTTCGATCGGCCTGAACGGAACAACCGGAAATATTAGGGAAAAGCTGGAATGCGACTGTAAAACGCTGACCCAAGAAGGCTTCCGTGTAGTCATAGAAGAGCTTGATAAAGGCGGCTATACATTTCTTGGTTTAAATATCAGTGATGGCGAGTTATCATTTCGCAATTATGAGCGAATAAAGAATGTGCTGAAAAATAGTGTATCCCAGATACTCGCTGATTGGATCATTAGTAATGAAGAACATAAAATCATCAATAAGATGGTTACCAACAATTACTTTTATTTTAACCATGACGAACGGGCTGTAGTCGAATCAAATACCTTAAAAGCACTTGGTGTCTGTCCGGCAGTGCGTTATAAGCTAATATTGTCCCGTATTTTAGAATATCTGGATAATCACCATGTGCTGGTACTGGAGGGCTTCCTAAATTTTCGTCTCAAAGATTACCGCCTGCACCTGTCAGAGGTTATTGATAATGTTGTTGACGATTTTATGATGGAGCTTGAGTACAAGGAATTTATACGGGTTTTGCGCTATTTTGTCGATGTTCAGGAGCCGCGGGTAGAAGAGGCTCATCTGGTTATTAATAGCCCTGGCGTATTCCAAATTTATGACTCGCACGGTAAAATAATAAATAATCAATATGTAGAGAACTCGCTAATGCCGAATTGTAATACCGATGATGCTGATAATCTTAACTATGAAGATTTGGTAGTAAGCGCCTTAATAACTATTGCTCCACGTAATATCATGGTACATACCAGTGACCGGCTGAGCGACAAAGAGGTCCTGGAGACAATCAAGAGTGTGTTTGAAGGACGTGTCGTAGTGTGTGAGGGTTGCGAACTGTGTATTCCTGCCGGTAAATCTACCCATACGGAGTTGTAA
- a CDS encoding TrkH family potassium uptake protein: MEILAHKIANLLNIAEWKLTPYQVLVLSFAGLILVGTLLLMTPLASVTGEGLSFVDALFTATSAVCVTGLTVVNIGTYFSLFGQLVLISLVQVGGLGIMAMTTLMAILIGKRINLKERLLMQEALNQLTVAGVVRLTQYIIKVTLLIEFIGGTFLAIRLYSDLGLKGIYFGYWHAVSSFCNAGFDLFGSITGNFSSAIGYAEDIVVNLIITFLIILGGIGFTVIADVWTNRRFSKFSLHTKVVLFTTLVLIVLGALVIFLLEYDNHGTMANLSWNGKVMASYFQSVTARSAGWNTVDMSNLTDATLFFMIILMFIGASPASTGGGIKTSTACVLVAATWALIRGRSDVELFGRRIPYGIVYKALAVMLISALAVIFVTMMLTITENQEFIRLLFEVISAFSTTGLTTGITTTLTTSGKLWLVFTMFAGRVGPVTLALALALKARKGNLQYPEGKVIIG, encoded by the coding sequence GTGGAAATTTTGGCGCATAAAATCGCTAATTTGCTTAATATCGCAGAGTGGAAACTTACTCCCTATCAGGTATTGGTGTTGAGTTTCGCCGGACTGATACTTGTAGGAACTTTGCTTTTGATGACACCCTTGGCTTCCGTCACCGGTGAAGGCCTGAGCTTTGTGGATGCTCTGTTTACCGCAACATCGGCTGTTTGCGTAACTGGTTTGACAGTGGTCAATATTGGTACATATTTTTCCCTGTTTGGACAACTTGTGTTAATTAGCCTGGTTCAGGTAGGCGGTCTGGGAATTATGGCTATGACTACCCTGATGGCAATACTGATAGGCAAAAGGATCAATCTGAAGGAACGGCTGTTGATGCAGGAGGCTTTGAATCAACTTACCGTAGCGGGTGTTGTACGTCTTACCCAGTATATTATCAAGGTGACTCTGCTCATTGAATTTATTGGCGGTACTTTTTTGGCTATTCGTTTATATTCCGATTTGGGACTTAAGGGGATTTACTTTGGCTACTGGCACGCAGTTTCTTCATTCTGTAATGCGGGATTTGACTTATTTGGCAGCATAACCGGTAATTTTTCCAGTGCCATAGGCTATGCAGAGGATATCGTCGTCAATCTTATTATAACCTTCCTTATTATCCTGGGCGGTATAGGTTTTACTGTTATTGCCGATGTTTGGACAAACCGGCGGTTCTCCAAGTTCTCACTGCATACCAAAGTAGTGTTGTTTACAACACTTGTACTCATTGTTTTAGGTGCGTTGGTAATTTTTCTGCTGGAATATGATAATCATGGAACTATGGCTAATTTATCATGGAATGGGAAAGTTATGGCCAGCTACTTCCAATCAGTAACTGCCCGTTCTGCCGGCTGGAATACGGTAGATATGAGCAATCTTACAGATGCCACTTTATTTTTTATGATAATCCTAATGTTTATTGGCGCTTCACCGGCCTCGACAGGTGGTGGGATTAAAACTTCGACAGCCTGTGTTTTGGTTGCGGCCACTTGGGCACTAATCCGGGGAAGAAGTGATGTCGAATTATTTGGGCGGCGAATTCCCTATGGGATTGTTTATAAGGCTCTTGCCGTTATGTTAATATCTGCACTGGCCGTGATTTTTGTAACCATGATGTTAACCATTACCGAAAATCAAGAGTTTATTAGGCTGCTGTTTGAAGTAATATCGGCCTTTAGCACCACCGGACTAACAACAGGAATTACAACAACCCTGACAACTTCGGGTAAGCTCTGGCTTGTTTTTACTATGTTTGCCGGACGTGTCGGCCCGGTCACGCTGGCGTTGGCTTTGGCATTAAAAGCCCGCAAAGGCAATTTACAATACCCTGAAGGTAAAGTTATCATAGGTTAA
- a CDS encoding TrmH family RNA methyltransferase, with the protein MSEFISSPANRLIKEVVSLKQKKYRDSLGLFIAEGVRLIEECAVAGWSVATCIYTEAAAARDRTRSLIERLEKLNCQLAVVPDSLYNKISDTEQPQGIMVIVKKRQATLESMVAAGENPPLVVVLDGIQDPGNVGTIIRTADAAGCTGVIALKGSADIYAGKTVRASMGSLFHLPVVEGITSLELITWLQRCRVRLLATSLQQSELYYRTRLACPVAIVLGNEGQGVSPELLEAADSCVNIPLIGQAESLNVAVAAGIILYEAVRQRSTL; encoded by the coding sequence ATGAGTGAGTTTATTTCCAGTCCGGCAAACAGGCTGATTAAAGAAGTTGTTTCCCTTAAACAAAAAAAATACCGGGATAGCCTGGGCTTATTTATCGCGGAAGGCGTGCGCCTGATAGAAGAATGTGCTGTTGCCGGGTGGTCTGTCGCAACCTGCATTTATACGGAAGCGGCGGCTGCCAGAGACCGGACGCGCAGCCTGATTGAGAGGCTGGAAAAGTTAAATTGTCAGCTGGCAGTGGTTCCTGACAGCCTTTATAACAAGATTTCCGATACGGAACAACCTCAGGGAATTATGGTAATAGTAAAAAAACGTCAGGCTACCCTGGAAAGCATGGTGGCTGCCGGTGAAAACCCTCCCTTGGTTGTGGTACTTGACGGTATTCAGGACCCCGGCAATGTTGGAACCATTATCCGTACCGCAGATGCCGCCGGTTGTACCGGAGTAATTGCGCTTAAAGGCTCAGCCGATATCTATGCCGGTAAAACCGTGCGGGCCAGCATGGGATCGCTGTTTCATCTGCCGGTTGTTGAAGGGATAACTTCGTTAGAACTGATTACCTGGCTTCAGCGCTGCAGAGTTAGGCTGCTGGCAACCAGTTTGCAGCAATCAGAACTGTACTACCGGACCAGGCTTGCCTGTCCTGTGGCGATTGTTTTGGGAAATGAAGGTCAGGGTGTCAGTCCCGAATTACTGGAAGCCGCTGACAGTTGTGTGAATATACCGCTTATTGGCCAGGCCGAATCGCTCAATGTAGCAGTTGCTGCCGGTATAATCCTGTATGAAGCGGTAAGACAGCGGTCAACCTTGTAA
- a CDS encoding class II fructose-bisphosphate aldolase, protein MALVTMKELLQDARKRKYAVGGFNVFNFETLGAVIEVAEELKTPLVLGIPERLFKFVDVDTLSAAMSRAAQKASVPVALHLDHGYTYEGVMKAIRWGFTSVMFDGSALAFEDNLKRTKEITRIAHSLGVSVEGELGYVGCYGNIHDIQEENLVKPELAQSFVEKTKVDALAVAVGTNHGVYRGGTKLNFSRLSELNNAVNVPLVMHGGSKLTREEYQSSIQSGITKVNIATDMSMAAGETLRNELTKNQSANYIQLMSTVKKGVKDSVRRYMLSFDCISKAI, encoded by the coding sequence TTGGCCCTGGTAACAATGAAAGAATTACTTCAGGATGCAAGAAAAAGAAAGTATGCTGTAGGCGGTTTTAACGTATTTAATTTTGAGACTTTAGGCGCGGTTATTGAGGTGGCAGAAGAACTAAAAACTCCCCTGGTGCTTGGCATTCCCGAGCGTTTGTTTAAATTTGTCGATGTTGATACACTGAGTGCTGCCATGAGCAGAGCTGCGCAGAAGGCTTCTGTGCCTGTTGCTCTCCATCTTGATCATGGTTATACTTATGAAGGAGTGATGAAAGCCATTCGCTGGGGCTTCACTTCTGTTATGTTTGATGGTTCAGCCCTGGCGTTTGAGGACAACTTAAAACGTACCAAAGAAATTACCCGCATAGCCCATTCTCTCGGTGTATCTGTCGAGGGTGAATTGGGCTATGTTGGTTGTTACGGCAATATTCACGATATACAAGAGGAAAATTTGGTTAAACCCGAACTGGCCCAGAGTTTTGTGGAAAAAACTAAAGTGGATGCTTTGGCAGTGGCTGTAGGGACTAACCACGGAGTATACCGCGGCGGTACTAAACTTAACTTCTCCCGTTTATCGGAACTCAACAATGCGGTAAACGTACCCTTGGTTATGCATGGTGGCTCAAAACTGACCAGAGAGGAATATCAAAGCTCAATTCAGTCAGGTATAACAAAAGTCAACATTGCCACCGATATGTCAATGGCTGCCGGCGAAACCTTAAGAAATGAACTTACTAAAAATCAGTCTGCCAATTACATTCAACTCATGTCAACAGTAAAAAAAGGTGTAAAAGATTCAGTCCGCCGGTATATGCTATCCTTTGACTGCATCTCAAAGGCAATATAG
- the rplT gene encoding 50S ribosomal protein L20, translated as MPRVKKGVTAHRRHKKILKLAKGYRGSKSKLFKKANETVMKALYYARRDRRAKKGDFRKLWITRINAAARINGISYSQLINGLKKAGVEVNRKMLADMAVNDMPAFGKLVSTAKEQL; from the coding sequence ATGCCAAGAGTTAAAAAAGGTGTTACTGCACATAGACGACATAAAAAGATTCTTAAATTAGCTAAAGGCTATCGCGGTTCCAAGAGCAAGCTGTTTAAAAAAGCAAATGAAACAGTGATGAAAGCTCTGTATTATGCCCGCCGCGACCGCCGCGCCAAAAAAGGTGATTTCCGTAAATTATGGATTACCCGGATTAATGCTGCCGCTCGTATTAACGGTATCTCCTACAGCCAGCTGATCAATGGACTGAAAAAAGCCGGGGTAGAAGTTAACCGTAAAATGTTAGCCGATATGGCAGTTAACGATATGCCTGCATTTGGTAAACTGGTAAGCACTGCAAAAGAACAACTGTAG
- the rpmI gene encoding 50S ribosomal protein L35, whose product MPKMKTRRSAAKRFRVTGSGEFKRAKAFKSHILEKKSPARKRNLRKATMVSKSDHERVVKMLPYA is encoded by the coding sequence ATGCCAAAAATGAAAACCCGTAGAAGTGCCGCAAAACGCTTTAGAGTGACTGGCAGCGGTGAATTTAAACGCGCCAAAGCTTTCAAGAGCCATATTCTTGAGAAAAAATCTCCGGCCCGTAAACGCAACCTGCGTAAAGCCACTATGGTTAGCAAGTCTGATCATGAGCGCGTAGTAAAAATGCTTCCTTACGCATAG
- the infC gene encoding translation initiation factor IF-3 has protein sequence MSKETLKINEEIRAREIRLVGNANEQLGIMSLRDALRLAAEQNLDLVEVAPTAKPPVCRIMDFGKFRYEQQKRDKEVKKKQKVITLKEVKLRPNIEDHDFNVKLKNAQRFLEDGDKVKVTIMFRGRELSHPELGKQVLVRMATLLKDMANIEREAKLEGKNMIMIVAPKPNTTQSST, from the coding sequence ATTAGCAAAGAAACTTTAAAGATCAATGAAGAAATTCGCGCCAGGGAAATTCGATTGGTCGGCAACGCCAATGAACAGTTAGGGATTATGTCGCTGAGAGACGCGTTACGTTTAGCAGCTGAGCAAAATCTTGACTTAGTCGAAGTAGCACCAACTGCCAAACCGCCAGTATGCCGGATTATGGATTTCGGTAAATTCAGGTATGAGCAGCAAAAACGCGACAAAGAAGTCAAAAAGAAGCAAAAGGTAATTACGCTTAAAGAGGTTAAACTCCGTCCGAATATTGAGGACCATGATTTTAATGTTAAGCTGAAAAATGCCCAGCGTTTCTTGGAAGATGGCGATAAAGTCAAGGTAACTATCATGTTCAGAGGTAGAGAACTTTCTCATCCCGAACTTGGTAAGCAAGTGCTTGTAAGAATGGCGACCTTGCTTAAGGATATGGCTAATATCGAACGTGAGGCTAAGCTCGAAGGTAAAAATATGATTATGATTGTAGCTCCTAAGCCCAACACTACGCAATCCAGCACATAA
- the pheS gene encoding phenylalanine--tRNA ligase subunit alpha, with amino-acid sequence MEQELNSLRETALKELSEVTAKEALNDLKVKYLGKKGLLTGMLRGLGALSPEERPRVGQVVNDIRNELEAIIATKLEATKQAELAQKLASESIDVTLPGRHAGLGHLHPLTLTLNRIKDTFMRMGFEVAEGPEVEKDYYNFEALNLPQDHPARDMQDSFYITKEFLLRTHTSPVQVRTMQAAEPNQPIRIIAPGKVYRRDYDATHSPMFQQVEGLVVDQGISFADLKGTLELFSKEIFGNRVNVRFRPSFFPFTEPSAEVDISCVMCDGKGCRVCSGTGWLEILGSGMVHPRVLEMSNFDPGKVSGFAFGMGVERIAMLTYGIDDLRLFFDNDIRFLRQF; translated from the coding sequence ATGGAACAAGAGCTTAATTCATTAAGAGAAACAGCTCTTAAGGAGCTGTCGGAAGTTACCGCAAAAGAGGCGCTTAATGACCTAAAAGTCAAATACCTTGGAAAAAAAGGATTACTCACAGGTATGCTGCGTGGTCTGGGCGCGTTGAGTCCGGAAGAACGGCCACGGGTGGGACAGGTCGTTAATGACATCAGAAATGAATTGGAAGCCATTATAGCCACTAAACTTGAGGCCACAAAACAAGCTGAACTGGCTCAGAAACTGGCGTCAGAGAGCATTGACGTTACTTTGCCGGGGCGGCACGCCGGTCTTGGGCACTTACACCCGTTAACGCTGACGTTGAATCGGATTAAAGATACTTTTATGCGCATGGGTTTTGAAGTTGCCGAAGGCCCGGAAGTGGAAAAGGATTACTATAACTTTGAGGCGCTCAATCTGCCTCAAGACCACCCGGCTCGCGATATGCAAGATTCCTTTTATATCACAAAAGAGTTTTTGCTCAGAACCCATACCTCACCTGTACAAGTACGGACAATGCAGGCGGCTGAGCCCAATCAACCCATCCGCATCATTGCTCCCGGTAAAGTATACCGGCGGGATTATGATGCCACTCATTCACCGATGTTCCAGCAGGTAGAAGGTTTAGTAGTGGACCAGGGGATTAGTTTTGCTGATTTAAAAGGTACCCTGGAACTTTTCTCCAAAGAAATTTTTGGTAACAGAGTTAATGTACGATTCCGCCCCAGCTTTTTTCCGTTTACCGAACCAAGTGCCGAAGTGGATATCTCCTGTGTCATGTGCGACGGTAAAGGCTGTCGTGTGTGTTCAGGCACAGGCTGGCTGGAAATTTTAGGTTCAGGCATGGTTCACCCGCGCGTTCTGGAGATGAGCAATTTTGATCCGGGTAAAGTGAGTGGTTTTGCCTTTGGTATGGGTGTAGAGCGTATTGCTATGCTTACCTATGGTATTGATGACCTCAGACTATTTTTTGATAATGATATACGCTTTTTACGTCAATTTTAA